A stretch of DNA from Anopheles nili chromosome 2, idAnoNiliSN_F5_01, whole genome shotgun sequence:
TCCGATGTTGCAATCCATGATGACCGCAGAGCCACCGTGGAAATCAGCAGCGTTACCAAGAACGGTGAAATCGACACAGTGAGTCCGATTGCGCGTTATCGTAATGTATCCCCTGCGCTATTTTAATGTACTCTATTTCCCTCTCACAGTGGCTAACATTGGAGCAGGCCAAACACGGCCTGGTGCACCTGCGCATGACCTGGTTCAAACTGAGCTCCGACAAATCCGACCTTAGGTCAGCCCTCGAGGAAACGCAGCACTTGCGGGTGACGTCTATGAGCACGGCCCTGTTGACGGTTTTCATCGATTCAGCAAAGAACCTACCGGTAAGTGGGCGCTAATCGGATAATCGAAGCTTAAATCTCAACGACCATTCATTCTCGATACTTCCAGCAAGCACGCCAGCAATCGCAACCGGACCCGTATCTGGTGTTGTCCGTGGGCAAGAAGAACGAACAAACCTCAGTGCAGATGCGCACGGACGCGCCGGTCTGGGAGCAAGGATTCACTTTCCTGGTCGGCAATCCAGACAACGACACGCTGCAACTGAAAGTGTTAGACCAGAAGACGGGCAGCACGATCGGCTCGCTAACGTACATTCTGAGCGCGctgatggagaagaaaaacctcGAAATCATGTCGCAGCCGTTCCAGTTGCAAAAGTCCGGTCCCGAGTCGAAGCTGATCATGTCACTGTCGTTGCGTGTACTGAAGCGCTACCGGGAAGAGGATGCAGTGGCCACGACGCCGGACAAAGCGCCTTCTTCTGAAGCCGATAGTGTCCTGTCACGCACCAGCTCCGTCAGGACGATGTCACACGGTTCGCAATCCAGTGCacagcagttgcagcagcagcaatcaacGGACGGTGCGGGTTCGAACGAGACTGGTGCCCAACTGGCCCACCAGGGTAGCATCCGGAAGCAGGACTCGAATCGCAAATCGGCCACTTCCGCACTGTTGGAGCAGATGTCGATCAAGGAGGAGCCGTTCGTCGTGTCGACGTTGAACACGGTCATGATGGCGACGCCACCACGCAGCCCGAATCTCAGTGATGGCGGCACGGAGTTGCTACGTCGAAGCCCAAGCACCACTTCGTCGGCTGGATCGGCTGGGCTTGGCCGCATTCAGCTCACGGTCGCATACAGTGTCCAGCGCCAACGACTGCTCGTGATCGTTCACAAGATCAACAACATCCCGCTGAAGGACCCCAGCAACATTCCGGACCCGTACGTGAAGCTGTACCTGTTGCCGGGACGCTCGAAGGAGTCGAAGCGCAAGACGAACGTGGTGAAGGACAACTGCGACCCAGTGTTCGATACTACGTTCGAGTACATCATCTCGAACGCGGAGCTTGTCAACTCAGAGCTGGAGGTGACTGTTTGCACGCAGAAGGGATTCTTCGGCAGTCCGGTCATTGGCATGGTGAGAAATGTTggcaattattatttttccctcttccACGTTGTAGTGAAATAATACGCGATTTGCTTCTTTCAGCAAAAACTGTTTCTCAACGATCCCGACATTTCCAGTGGCCAAGGTATCAAGGCCTGGTACGATCTGCTGCCGGAGTCGAAATTCGAGTAATATTCTGCCTCTGCTGGAGCAGCACAGAGCGTAAACTTTTGAACCCATTTAATTGTGATGCAGCGATGCAGTTTAGTGGAACTCGTGTGAAGGAGTATCGTGTTGAAAACACCAGCATTTTATCGAAAGTTTATGGgtcattttattgtttgtttttatatttttattaaaagaaGCAcaagcgagagatgaatttgAGAGAACTTTTTTACGCTTGATTAGGTGatgtttgtgctgttttgttAAATGTTAAGGCAACGTTATAATGTAAGCGATTCGCACAGATTTTATGCAGCTCCCGGTACTTTTAATCCAGGTTGCAAGGCGCTAATGTTGAGTAATTTAATGAAATATATTGACACTGCATCCAGTCTCCTAAGCTCTCGACAACAGGTGATCTGAAAACACGGACTGGATTGGAAACATGATCTAGATTTTTGGTACTATCGATCGCAAAAATTAATCTTACTTGCCgtacaaaaccaaaacacattGTAATGACGGAAATGTGAAAGAGTaattggatgcatttttatcgTACATTTTAGTAGTTGGCACGCTGTTCGCTAATGGGATAAAGGTAGTGATATTGTACTGTATGATTCTAGCGTTTCATCAGATAGAACGATGCAGTGATAGCTTTTGTAGCGTATTAGCTATGTCCGGCGAAAACTTTCAACGAACACATTTGCTTCGAACCTATCCCGGACTCGGGCTAGAATAGAAGCATCTCGTATTTAACCAATTTCAGGTCCTACAGACGGATTACCAACTGCCACCTTGCATCGGTCGGCGGAGTTGTCCGGATACTGACCGAAGCTTGTCTCCATAATGTGTCAATTATCATCCCCATTGCTCCCGAGAAGGAGAAGGGCTTAGTAGCGGAAAGTTGATCACCGTTTAAACACGGGCGGTTCCACAGAGGGTTTGGCAAATCAGTACGATTAGCACACCGTAGAGGGAATGTGTTAGCATACTGACAACGATACGGGATCCGCCCAGGAAAGTGGGCGTCCGTAGGAATAGGCAACAGAATTCCCGATTGTTTGCTTCCTCGTTAGCTTCAGCATGACATACGTGTCCGGAGTGTAAATACTAGATCACTACAATGTTTTACTTAGCGCACCCTGATGGCTAGGCATTTGCACttaaaaaaagcattcaaaTAAACGTCCACCGTTCTTTCCCGTGCACTCTTTGACGCACGACCGGTTATTGCAAACATAACAAATAGAACAACGCAAACATCTAAATCAATACACAGAGAGCGAGAATCTACCCAGAGCTTATAGGGTTATAGCGCAGCTGAGCTTATATCTATCAGTAGAACTATCGAGAACTAGCATGCCTGCTTTGCCTAAAGCAGATGTGGCGAGTCGACACGTGTTTCGATCGCTGTCAGgggaaaagtaaaaattatttaaaaaaaaaagtagcactTTTGAACAAAGAAACATTTACAATCATGCACCGAAACTGCTCGATTAGATCGTGAATAGAGTGAGAATGCAGAAGCCTTTCGATATTATTCGTACGCAAGTAATTCAGCCTAACAACATTTAAACAATAACTCATCTAGCACATTCGATTGACATCGATAAGGCACCGATTCAAGGATAGATTTTTGATTCAGAATTTAGCGACAGCAAACCATCTAAACCATCTTCACGCTTAGTGTGAAAGCGCACTATTCGTCGTGCTTTGAGTGAATCGTGACGTGTTGTACTACTAAATTTTAAGATGCTTTTCTTAAAGGAAATAAATCTACATACACTATATATAGATTaacgttccgttccgttgcttTTACTAGAAGACGAGTCGCAGCACTTAAAGAGTAGTTGAAATCTCACAAACTTTTCGATCGTCCATAATCTGATCGCATCGGGTTAGGTGCCTGTGTTATGGCGGCCAATTCGTAGCATAGCAGTGGAGCCTGAACTGACGACCCAAGAGAAGAAAACCCAAAGCAAAGGGGCGAAGAGGTGgcaaatattcaaattcattAATTTGTATGCAAGGCACCGTCAGCTCGACGAGCGAAAACGACGCGAACGGCCATCACCCGTTTTTTCGGTGGTCTGAGcgcatttcatttgaaatcaaCCACGCGGCCATGGCGTTCCTGCGTCGAGTAGCGTTCGTATGCGTGCGCGTCTCACGCCATCAAGCATGGCGGAACAAAGAACCACGTTGTTccttgctactgctgctgttggaacCCGACCGGCTACCATGTGCTCGGGATGGCGGTGATCCAACCGGATGGCGgggattgatttatttgcagCATAATCGTGAGGCTAAAGAGCACCACCAAACCAACCAGCTCTGTCGTGGGGAGTTAAGCAACAGAGCGAAGGGCATTTTGGATCGATTTTTTAACCAAACCCGCTCGCTTTGTTGGTAAACATGCGGCACATTCGGGCGCCACGTGGTCCACCGATGATGGCGGGTAATGGTGGTTTTCGACCCGCAACATCTGGGGACCGTTTCCGTCACAGGAGTGTCATTTCCGGAGTGTTTTTAGATAGCTACCCCGGGTCAGCTATGCTCGTGAGCATTCTCCTCCCCACCCAACGGtgagctttgtttttgtttatacGCTCACGCTCGCGAGGCGTCGAGTTTCGCGCAGGCGCCCGCGTGTGTTTTATATAAAGGgcagggtttttgttttgtatgctTAGAATCGTATCTCTCGCTGGCACCGCGGCGTAAGCTAGGGGTGGGAATTAGTGGGAAAGGGTGCATCCGTGTCCCTTACCACCGTCTACCGCGCTTTCGACCGATGGTTATGCTCCGAACGAGTGCATGTTTGCGTGAGCACGGCATTATTCGCGTCATTCGAATTCTGTTTTGTGTATCATCaacataatcatcatcatcagtggCATGAACATTAGCCATCATCATGTACGTTCCGTCATTTCCACCCCTAATGGAATTTGCTGGTCGAATactcgtttcgtttgctcgtgTTTGCGCTCGCACTATGGATGGTTTTTCTTCGTGCTCGTTGGATCACGTTTGAGCAAGTTTTCATCCAAGTTGGCATTGTTGGCGGGAAAGTTTTATAAATAGTCAATTCatcgaaagaaattaaaattttctttgCATTAGTTTTTATAATTACCAAACTCATGCATTGTTATTGTTTGCATTACAGATagtatttaattttacaataaTCTGTGCAATTATTTGCATGCCTTCCGAGCAGCTTTCTTCCAATAGAGTGCGTCCTTTTGCACCAAATTCATGTCGTTTCACGTGTGCTATTCCCACTGtgattatttatatatcaagccatcatttttatttataagctCCCATCGATTGCACTGCGGCACGGCAAAAGCGCTAAATTGTAAACACCGTTTTGTGCCATCCACCACCCCTACCAGCAGTCAtctgctctctcgctcttttccACCCTAAACGTGCCAACTAGATCGAGCGAGAGCACCCCACGATCAGCCCTTACCGGTGCTAGGGGTGGAAttcgtgttggtgtgtgtgtgtgtgtgcgcgctcaGGGGTGCTTTTGCGCTAGTGGTGGTGCGAGCGGGTGCGACCACCGCGCTCGCGCTCCCAGAAAGCCCTGGCGCAGCTCACGGATTCaattcaaaacaatcaaacaagcAGCACGGACGCACCGCCAGGCGGTCGCTGCCGAAAGTGATAATACAGTGAagcgcatgtgtgtgcgtgagtgtgacGCGAGGCGAGAACAGATtgtgaaacacaaaaacatttCCTCGCCAACTTTGTACGCCTTCCTGAAGGCAGGAATCATTTCAGTTAGtttggcaaatattttgcaaaaaaccATCAACCGGACGCGTACGAGCGCCCCGTGTTTTGGGCGAGTTTTACTTGTGTTGTGTCTATCGATCGGTCAGGACGAGAACCTGTGACCTCGGGATCAATACTTTCGCTTGagggagcgcgcgc
This window harbors:
- the LOC128721287 gene encoding extended synaptotagmin-2 isoform X3; this translates as MTGASKELNPEKPSPVESEGQGTSPKNDSIVSLLYSFAKKVVTVGIIYFVGYMGWSVAWLITPVILSVARESWRKTNDTRRAVAKASALANDKDVILARLHDLPAWVFFPDVERCEWLNRILKQVWPNANFYAKNLIKESIEPNIQQAMAGYKLNGFKFDRMILGTIPPRIGGVKVYDKNVSRNEIIMDLDLFYAGDCDISFALSGLRGGIKDFQIHGTVRVIMKPLISQMPLIGGLQIFFLNNPNIDFNLVGVVDLLDMPGLSDILRKIIVEQVAAIMVLPNKLPIVLSDGVPALSLKMPEPEGVLRIHVVEAKDLMKKDISMLGKGKSDPYAIISVGAQQFRTQTIDNTVNPKWDYWCEACIDVTHQTLIGIKLFDWDRTGDHDPLGRATVEISSVTKNGEIDTWLTLEQAKHGLVHLRMTWFKLSSDKSDLRSALEETQHLRVTSMSTALLTVFIDSAKNLPQARQQSQPDPYLVLSVGKKNEQTSVQMRTDAPVWEQGFTFLVGNPDNDTLQLKVLDQKTGSTIGSLTYILSALMEKKNLEIMSQPFQLQKSGPESKLIMSLSLRVLKRYREEDALQQQQSTDGAGSNETGAQLAHQGSIRKQDSNRKSATSALLEQMSIKEEPFVVSTLNTVMMATPPRSPNLSDGGTELLRRSPSTTSSAGSAGLGRIQLTVAYSVQRQRLLVIVHKINNIPLKDPSNIPDPYVKLYLLPGRSKESKRKTNVVKDNCDPVFDTTFEYIISNAELVNSELEVTVCTQKGFFGSPVIGMQKLFLNDPDISSGQGIKAWYDLLPESKFE
- the LOC128721287 gene encoding extended synaptotagmin-2 isoform X2, giving the protein MTGASKELNPEKPSPVESEGQGTSPKNDSIVSLLYSFAKKVVTVGIIYFVGYMGWSVAWLITPVILSVARESWRKTNDTRRAVAKASALANDKDVILARLHDLPAWVFFPDVERCEWLNRILKQVWPNANFYAKNLIKESIEPNIQQAMAGYKLNGFKFDRMILGTIPPRIGGVKVYDKNVSRNEIIMDLDLFYAGDCDISFALSGLRGGIKDFQIHGTVRVIMKPLISQMPLIGGLQIFFLNNPNIDFNLVGVVDLLDMPGLSDILRKIIVEQVAAIMVLPNKLPIVLSDGVPALSLKMPEPEGVLRIHVVEAKDLMKKDISMLGKGKSDPYAIISVGAQQFRTQTIDNTVNPKWDYWCEAFIHAESGQTLQVVINDEDAGEDELLGRATVEISSVTKNGEIDTWLTLEQAKHGLVHLRMTWFKLSSDKSDLRSALEETQHLRVTSMSTALLTVFIDSAKNLPQARQQSQPDPYLVLSVGKKNEQTSVQMRTDAPVWEQGFTFLVGNPDNDTLQLKVLDQKTGSTIGSLTYILSALMEKKNLEIMSQPFQLQKSGPESKLIMSLSLRVLKRYREEDAVATTPDKAPSSEADSVLSRTSSVRTMSHGSQSSAQHIRKQDSNRKSATSALLEQMSIKEEPFVVSTLNTVMMATPPRSPNLSDGGTELLRRSPSTTSSAGSAGLGRIQLTVAYSVQRQRLLVIVHKINNIPLKDPSNIPDPYVKLYLLPGRSKESKRKTNVVKDNCDPVFDTTFEYIISNAELVNSELEVTVCTQKGFFGSPVIGMQKLFLNDPDISSGQGIKAWYDLLPESKFE
- the LOC128721287 gene encoding extended synaptotagmin-2 isoform X1 encodes the protein MTGASKELNPEKPSPVESEGQGTSPKNDSIVSLLYSFAKKVVTVGIIYFVGYMGWSVAWLITPVILSVARESWRKTNDTRRAVAKASALANDKDVILARLHDLPAWVFFPDVERCEWLNRILKQVWPNANFYAKNLIKESIEPNIQQAMAGYKLNGFKFDRMILGTIPPRIGGVKVYDKNVSRNEIIMDLDLFYAGDCDISFALSGLRGGIKDFQIHGTVRVIMKPLISQMPLIGGLQIFFLNNPNIDFNLVGVVDLLDMPGLSDILRKIIVEQVAAIMVLPNKLPIVLSDGVPALSLKMPEPEGVLRIHVVEAKDLMKKDISMLGKGKSDPYAIISVGAQQFRTQTIDNTVNPKWDYWCEAEVNAILRQEIELNLWDWDPGFPGVQNDDFLGRATVEISSVTKNGEIDTWLTLEQAKHGLVHLRMTWFKLSSDKSDLRSALEETQHLRVTSMSTALLTVFIDSAKNLPQARQQSQPDPYLVLSVGKKNEQTSVQMRTDAPVWEQGFTFLVGNPDNDTLQLKVLDQKTGSTIGSLTYILSALMEKKNLEIMSQPFQLQKSGPESKLIMSLSLRVLKRYREEDAVATTPDKAPSSEADSVLSRTSSVRTMSHGSQSSAQHIRKQDSNRKSATSALLEQMSIKEEPFVVSTLNTVMMATPPRSPNLSDGGTELLRRSPSTTSSAGSAGLGRIQLTVAYSVQRQRLLVIVHKINNIPLKDPSNIPDPYVKLYLLPGRSKESKRKTNVVKDNCDPVFDTTFEYIISNAELVNSELEVTVCTQKGFFGSPVIGMQKLFLNDPDISSGQGIKAWYDLLPESKFE